The DNA window AAGGGCTCCCCACCGGCTTTATCGATCATTACCTAACGGGGGTGATCTATCCGGAGGAACACCTTCTGACCTCTCGGATTCTCCTCGGGGTGGTCATAGGGGTCTCCTGGGTGGGGGTAGCGCTCCTGCGGTGGGGCCCACGCACCCGGGCCAGCGCCGGGGGAGACCGGAGTGTTAAGGATCCGTAATGATCAGTCACGACGCCCGTCCCCTCCTGCGGGAAAACATCGCAGTTCAGGAGGGAAGACGCTGGTTGAGGAGCCATGTCGTCTTCCGCTGTGGGGCGGAGCATGAGCGTAGATTCGTCGTATGACCACGATGACTCCGGAAGCTCTCCGCGCTGCGGAGCACTTCATCACACGTAACGCACGCCTGCTCGACCGCCACCGGTTCGCTTTCCACTTCCACAGCGGGCCCGCAGCACCGGTCCGTTCCGTTCTGGAGGCGTACCGCAACATCGACGACGGGTACGGAAACGGGCTCGAACCGGACATACGCGGTCATGGTAGCCAGCCGGCCGCGGTCGAATGGGCGCTGCGCCATCTGGACGAGTTGGGGACCATCTCCCAGGAGACCGGTTCTTCGGTGTGCCATTACCTGACCGGGATCACGGACAACACCGGTGGGGTTCCGCCTGTCCTACCCAACGTCCGCTACACGGAGGCGGCCCCCTGGTGGCGGGAGCGGGAGAACTTCGAGGCTGCCCTCCACCCCACCGCGGCGATCGCGGGCCTGCTGCACAAGCACCACATCAGTCACCAGTGGCGCGACCAGGCCACCGCGTTCTGCTGGACGCGACTGGACGCGTTGCGCTGGACGGACCCCTG is part of the Haloactinospora alba genome and encodes:
- a CDS encoding prenyltransferase; protein product: MTPEALRAAEHFITRNARLLDRHRFAFHFHSGPAAPVRSVLEAYRNIDDGYGNGLEPDIRGHGSQPAAVEWALRHLDELGTISQETGSSVCHYLTGITDNTGGVPPVLPNVRYTEAAPWWRERENFEAALHPTAAIAGLLHKHHISHQWRDQATAFCWTRLDALRWTDPCEAMAICTFLQHAPNRQRAEAELDRLAPMIRAVIELDPQATGYVHTPLDLASHPDHIARQLFTDAEIDKHLDALQEQQADDGGWNVNWNSWVDSATLEWRGILTVQRLLTLRAYGRIDSYLPFPVREH